In Sphingomonas crocodyli, a genomic segment contains:
- a CDS encoding SDR family NAD(P)-dependent oxidoreductase: MGGYSFDLTGRTVLVTGASSGIGRHFAKKLARSGARVALAARRIEALESLRAEIEADGGIAVATPMDVADEASTIAAYDAIEAAIGPVDSVIANAGVSSGKSALGMDIDEFDRIVAINQRGVFLTAREGARRMIKAGSAERGHGRIVIISSVTAWYTSAHTVTYSATKAAVTQMGRTMALDWANKGVNVNVVCPGYMRTELTDDFLSSDKGQALLDSFPRRRLMDIDVLDPTVLFLCSDASAQITGSVFAIDDGQTL, translated from the coding sequence ATGGGCGGCTATAGTTTCGACCTGACCGGGCGGACCGTGCTGGTCACCGGCGCGTCTTCGGGCATCGGACGGCATTTCGCCAAGAAACTCGCGCGCAGCGGCGCGCGGGTCGCGCTGGCGGCGCGGCGGATCGAAGCGTTGGAGAGCCTGCGCGCCGAGATCGAGGCAGATGGCGGCATCGCCGTCGCCACGCCGATGGACGTCGCCGACGAGGCATCGACCATTGCCGCCTATGACGCGATCGAAGCGGCGATCGGCCCGGTCGACAGCGTGATCGCCAATGCCGGGGTTAGCTCGGGCAAGAGCGCACTCGGCATGGACATCGACGAGTTCGATCGCATCGTCGCGATCAACCAGCGCGGCGTGTTCCTTACGGCGCGCGAGGGCGCTCGACGCATGATCAAGGCGGGATCGGCCGAGCGGGGACATGGCCGGATCGTCATCATATCCTCGGTCACGGCCTGGTACACGTCGGCACATACCGTCACCTACAGTGCCACCAAGGCGGCGGTGACGCAGATGGGGCGCACGATGGCGCTCGACTGGGCGAACAAGGGCGTCAACGTGAACGTCGTCTGCCCCGGCTATATGCGCACCGAACTGACCGATGATTTCCTGTCGTCGGACAAGGGGCAGGCGCTGCTGGACAGCTTTCCGCGACGGCGGTTGATGGACATCGACGTGCTCGATCCCACCGTCCTCTTCCTGTGCTCCGATGCGAGTGCGCAGATCACCGGATCGGTCTTCGCGATCGATGACGGCCAGACCCTTTGA
- a CDS encoding DUF4286 family protein codes for MARYILMVVTSPVEGKGEEYNRWYNEQHLRDVLSCDGFERAERFELTVPVMGQFPGKYVALYEMESDDPMRDFGKLGAKMQSGELSQTDSMSAESGIALLTPIKTLAKGE; via the coding sequence TTGGCGCGTTACATTTTGATGGTCGTCACCAGCCCAGTCGAGGGCAAGGGCGAGGAATATAATCGCTGGTACAATGAGCAGCATCTGCGCGACGTGCTGAGCTGCGACGGCTTCGAACGCGCCGAGCGTTTCGAACTGACCGTGCCGGTGATGGGCCAGTTTCCCGGTAAGTACGTCGCGCTCTACGAAATGGAATCGGACGATCCGATGCGCGACTTCGGCAAGCTGGGCGCGAAGATGCAGTCGGGCGAATTGTCGCAGACCGATTCGATGAGCGCCGAAAGCGGCATCGCGCTGCTGACCCCGATCAAGACGCTCGCCAAGGGCGAATAA
- a CDS encoding DUF6285 domain-containing protein codes for MHDAPTPTELIAAVARLLRDEIVPALDGVLSFQARVAANALDLVARQIGEDGEIAVAEHGRLEQLMGRQGSVAELSRALADAIAEGRDPPGLEQHLLATTLAKLAVDQPRYAGISRAGGVFGTLPSPSQDLP; via the coding sequence ATGCATGATGCGCCGACACCCACCGAGTTGATCGCCGCGGTTGCGCGATTGCTGCGCGATGAGATCGTGCCCGCACTCGATGGCGTACTGTCCTTCCAGGCGCGCGTCGCCGCCAACGCGCTCGATCTCGTCGCCCGACAGATCGGCGAGGATGGCGAGATTGCCGTTGCCGAACATGGGCGGTTGGAACAGCTCATGGGCCGGCAGGGCAGTGTTGCCGAACTGAGCCGCGCGCTGGCCGATGCGATCGCCGAAGGCCGCGATCCGCCGGGTCTCGAACAGCATCTTCTGGCGACTACGCTCGCCAAACTCGCCGTCGATCAGCCCCGTTATGCCGGCATAAGCCGCGCCGGGGGCGTGTTCGGCACCCTGCCATCCCCGTCACAGGATCTGCCCTGA
- a CDS encoding 3-hydroxyacyl-CoA dehydrogenase NAD-binding domain-containing protein, with translation MTISTIERDGDVALLLIDSPPVNALGAAVRNALDAGLKALVADDAVRAIVIRCRGRTFFAGADISEFGKPLGRPDLNDIFAVIEGSTKPVISAIHGTALGGGFELALACHGRIASADAKVGLPEVSLGLLPGAGGTQRTPRIAGVERALDLIVGGAPIGARRAHELGLIDEIAIGDLRADAVAYARTMAAERRLPRIRDRAPDLDVEAAKIAIAAYRERNPRSFVGFKAPDLILQSIEAAVTLDFDAGLKREWELFEQAMATPESAAQRHIFFAERAAAKVQGLPADAKPLPVVKVAVIGAGTMGSGIATAFLNIGLSVTLVDRDAGAVERGAGGIAKTLRALAEKGRIKAEEAERRIGLLNTGTEIGVAVADADLAIEAVYEDMALKQAIFRELDQAAKPGAILASNTSFLDLDAIAAVTGRPDRVIGLHFFAPANIMRLLEVVRGAKTAPEVVATGMALGRKLGKVAILSGVCHGFIANRIMQTCVDAAQELLLAGVMPWRIDRVMTDYGMAMGVFTMLDLVGVDVIGWDRANSAGRTVQEVLCEADRWGQKKGAGYYDYDDRRRPTPSLWVEQVVRDFAAKSGVEPRDYSDAELLERLFYPIVNEGAKVLDEGIAQRASDIDIAMVTGYGWPVYRGGPMIWGDQTGLPKIVAALDARGADVSPLLRRHAGDGTSFTA, from the coding sequence ATGACCATCTCCACCATCGAACGCGACGGCGATGTCGCGCTGCTGCTGATCGACTCACCGCCGGTCAATGCGCTGGGCGCGGCTGTGCGAAATGCGCTCGATGCCGGGCTGAAGGCGCTGGTCGCAGACGATGCAGTGCGGGCGATCGTCATCCGGTGCCGGGGCCGAACCTTCTTCGCGGGCGCCGACATTTCGGAGTTCGGCAAGCCGCTGGGCCGCCCCGATCTGAACGACATTTTCGCGGTGATCGAGGGTTCGACCAAGCCGGTGATCTCGGCGATCCACGGCACGGCGCTGGGCGGCGGATTCGAACTCGCGCTCGCCTGTCATGGCCGGATCGCGAGCGCGGATGCGAAAGTGGGCCTGCCAGAAGTGTCGCTGGGCCTGCTGCCGGGCGCGGGCGGAACCCAACGCACGCCGCGGATCGCGGGCGTGGAGCGCGCGCTCGATCTGATCGTGGGCGGTGCGCCGATCGGTGCCAGGCGAGCGCACGAACTGGGGCTGATCGACGAGATTGCGATTGGCGATCTGCGCGCCGATGCGGTGGCCTATGCGCGGACGATGGCGGCCGAGCGTCGCTTGCCGCGCATTCGTGATCGCGCGCCCGATCTTGATGTCGAGGCGGCCAAGATAGCGATCGCGGCCTATCGCGAGCGCAATCCGCGCAGCTTCGTGGGATTCAAGGCACCCGATCTGATCTTGCAGTCGATAGAGGCAGCGGTAACGCTCGATTTCGATGCGGGACTCAAGCGCGAATGGGAGCTGTTCGAACAGGCGATGGCGACCCCGGAATCGGCGGCGCAGCGCCACATCTTCTTCGCGGAACGCGCAGCGGCGAAGGTGCAGGGCCTGCCGGCTGATGCCAAGCCGCTGCCCGTCGTGAAGGTCGCGGTGATCGGTGCGGGGACGATGGGGAGCGGGATTGCGACCGCCTTCCTCAACATCGGCCTGTCGGTGACACTGGTCGATCGCGATGCAGGCGCGGTGGAACGCGGCGCGGGCGGGATCGCGAAGACGCTGCGCGCGCTTGCCGAGAAGGGACGGATCAAGGCCGAAGAGGCTGAGCGGCGGATCGGATTGCTGAACACCGGAACCGAAATTGGCGTGGCGGTGGCCGACGCCGATCTGGCGATCGAGGCGGTGTACGAAGATATGGCACTCAAGCAGGCAATCTTCCGCGAACTGGATCAGGCCGCGAAGCCCGGCGCGATTCTGGCGAGCAACACCAGCTTCCTCGATCTCGATGCGATTGCCGCGGTCACGGGGCGGCCCGATCGGGTGATCGGCCTCCACTTCTTCGCGCCAGCCAACATCATGCGGCTGCTGGAGGTGGTGCGCGGCGCGAAGACCGCGCCTGAAGTGGTGGCAACCGGCATGGCGCTGGGCCGCAAGCTGGGCAAGGTCGCGATCCTGTCGGGCGTGTGCCACGGCTTCATCGCCAATCGGATCATGCAAACCTGCGTCGACGCGGCGCAGGAATTGCTGCTGGCGGGCGTCATGCCGTGGCGGATCGATCGAGTGATGACCGACTATGGCATGGCGATGGGGGTCTTCACGATGCTCGATCTGGTCGGTGTCGACGTGATCGGATGGGATCGCGCGAACAGCGCGGGCCGCACGGTGCAGGAGGTGCTGTGCGAAGCCGATCGCTGGGGCCAGAAGAAGGGCGCCGGCTATTACGATTATGACGATCGCCGTCGCCCGACCCCGTCGCTGTGGGTCGAGCAGGTGGTGCGCGATTTCGCGGCAAAGAGCGGGGTCGAGCCGCGCGACTACAGCGATGCCGAACTGCTGGAGCGGCTGTTCTACCCGATCGTCAACGAAGGCGCGAAGGTGCTGGACGAAGGGATCGCGCAGCGCGCGTCCGACATCGATATCGCGATGGTCACGGGCTATGGCTGGCCGGTCTATCGCGGCGGGCCGATGATCTGGGGCGACCAGACCGGCCTTCCAAAGATCGTGGCCGCGCTCGATGCCCGTGGCGCCGATGTCTCCCCATTGCTGCGCCGCCATGCCGGTGACGGCACATCCTTCACCGCATGA
- a CDS encoding long-chain-fatty-acid--CoA ligase: protein MPANDTIGRMIRRHAIERPTIDAIRYEGTSIDFVTLAARAEGVAAALADAGIGKDDRIAILAKNHPAFLEIWAGACMVGAVLVPINWRLSPREIAFIITDSAAKILFVDAEQHARLNEPLPRTIAIDGEDYRAWRDRPPIASPTEIDPEHIAIQLYTSGTTGFPKGALISHRALLGGKDIWRHLDWWTWVPEDVGLVAMPLFHIGGIGWLLMGLETGATNHLMREFDADEILALLDRGGFTKMFIVPTALQSLLHAPAAATTDFSSLRTILYGASPMPMPLLREAIARIGCNFAQQYGMTETAGTVIALGPDDHRGEQPPKLNAAGRAMPTVELRITDTEGNVLPPDTLGQVEIRSCANFSGYWNRPDATAEAMGEDGWLRTGDAGLLDADGYLFVLDRIKDMIISGGENIYPLEVESMLLEHPAIEEVGVIGLPDERWGESVAAVIVTRDGAALDQADLRMWCRERIAAFKVPKTFIFIDALPRNASGKLLRRALREAHAPQPAATA, encoded by the coding sequence ATGCCGGCCAACGACACGATCGGCAGGATGATCCGCCGACACGCGATCGAACGGCCGACGATCGATGCCATCCGTTACGAAGGCACCTCGATCGACTTCGTAACGCTCGCCGCCCGCGCCGAAGGCGTCGCCGCCGCGCTGGCGGATGCCGGGATCGGCAAGGACGACCGGATCGCCATCCTCGCGAAGAACCATCCCGCTTTCCTCGAAATCTGGGCGGGGGCGTGCATGGTCGGCGCGGTGCTGGTGCCGATCAACTGGCGGCTCAGCCCGCGCGAGATCGCCTTCATCATCACCGATAGCGCCGCGAAAATCCTGTTCGTCGATGCCGAACAGCATGCCCGGCTCAACGAACCGCTGCCCCGCACGATCGCGATCGACGGCGAAGATTATCGCGCGTGGCGTGATCGCCCGCCGATCGCCTCTCCCACTGAGATCGATCCCGAACATATCGCGATCCAGCTCTACACATCGGGCACGACCGGCTTTCCCAAAGGCGCGCTGATCAGCCATCGCGCGCTGCTGGGCGGCAAGGATATCTGGCGCCATCTCGACTGGTGGACATGGGTGCCCGAAGATGTCGGGTTGGTGGCGATGCCGCTGTTCCACATCGGGGGCATCGGCTGGCTGCTGATGGGGCTGGAAACCGGCGCGACCAACCATCTGATGCGTGAGTTCGACGCCGACGAAATCCTCGCTCTGCTCGATCGCGGCGGCTTCACGAAGATGTTCATCGTGCCGACCGCGCTGCAATCCCTGCTTCACGCGCCGGCCGCGGCGACCACCGACTTCTCCTCGCTGCGCACGATCCTCTACGGCGCCAGCCCTATGCCGATGCCTTTGCTGCGCGAGGCGATCGCCCGGATCGGGTGCAATTTCGCGCAGCAATATGGGATGACCGAGACCGCCGGCACTGTGATCGCGCTCGGCCCCGACGACCATCGCGGCGAGCAGCCACCCAAGCTCAACGCTGCCGGTCGGGCGATGCCGACGGTCGAACTGCGCATCACCGACACCGAAGGCAATGTCCTGCCACCCGACACGCTCGGCCAGGTCGAGATCCGATCCTGCGCCAATTTCTCGGGCTATTGGAACCGCCCCGATGCCACGGCGGAGGCGATGGGCGAGGATGGATGGCTGCGCACCGGCGATGCGGGGCTGCTCGATGCCGACGGCTATCTCTTCGTGCTCGATCGGATCAAGGACATGATCATTTCGGGCGGCGAGAATATCTACCCGCTCGAGGTCGAAAGCATGCTGCTCGAACATCCGGCGATCGAGGAAGTCGGCGTGATCGGGCTGCCCGACGAACGCTGGGGCGAAAGCGTCGCGGCGGTGATCGTCACGCGCGATGGCGCAGCGCTGGATCAGGCCGATCTACGTATGTGGTGCCGCGAGCGTATCGCGGCGTTCAAGGTGCCCAAGACCTTCATCTTCATCGACGCCTTGCCTCGTAACGCATCGGGCAAGTTGCTGCGCCGGGCCTTGCGCGAAGCCCACGCCCCGCAACCGGCGGCTACGGCGTGA
- a CDS encoding phosphotransferase family protein produces MQKAADSDVREGETPFDARVAALVDRIVPGARVTALRRLSGGAMQESWSIAVDRDGGQQERLILRRGKTGAPRHILDAGFPIEAAAIRAAYAAGAPVPEVRHELEIIDGLGEGFVSDHVDGNTFARAIQRDDRFSAARAGFARQCGDILARIHGAPTAGLPPMRKAQAGEMIDFLSRSIATDPVPRPVFAYALRWLRANRSEPLETPALVHGDFRLGNLMVDDDGIRAVLDWEQTHLGDPAEDFGWLCLPPWRFGQVDRPVGGIGALDDLINAYRAAGGVMDRARVHWWSVAGSLRWGVHCREMLDRFHGDDPSVERGMIARRLSENEIDLLTTIAGGPNHA; encoded by the coding sequence ATGCAGAAAGCGGCGGACAGCGACGTGCGTGAAGGCGAAACGCCCTTTGACGCGCGTGTTGCCGCCTTGGTCGATCGCATCGTTCCCGGCGCGCGCGTGACCGCGCTCAGGCGGCTGAGCGGCGGCGCGATGCAGGAAAGCTGGTCGATCGCTGTCGATCGCGATGGCGGGCAGCAGGAGCGCCTGATCCTGCGTCGGGGCAAGACCGGCGCGCCGCGCCATATCCTCGATGCCGGATTTCCGATCGAGGCGGCGGCCATCCGCGCGGCCTATGCCGCGGGCGCCCCGGTGCCCGAAGTCCGCCATGAACTCGAAATCATCGATGGGCTGGGGGAGGGGTTCGTCAGCGATCATGTCGACGGCAACACGTTTGCCCGCGCGATCCAGCGCGACGATCGGTTCAGCGCCGCGCGCGCCGGCTTCGCCCGTCAGTGCGGGGATATCCTCGCGCGCATCCACGGCGCACCGACCGCTGGTCTGCCGCCGATGCGAAAGGCGCAGGCGGGCGAGATGATCGATTTTCTTAGCCGTTCGATCGCGACCGATCCGGTTCCGCGTCCTGTATTTGCTTATGCATTGCGCTGGCTGCGCGCGAACCGGTCCGAGCCGCTCGAAACCCCCGCATTGGTGCACGGCGATTTCCGCCTGGGCAATCTGATGGTCGATGATGACGGCATTCGCGCGGTGCTCGACTGGGAGCAGACCCATCTGGGCGATCCGGCGGAGGATTTCGGGTGGCTGTGCCTGCCGCCGTGGCGCTTCGGCCAGGTGGATCGCCCGGTCGGCGGGATCGGTGCGCTCGACGATCTGATCAATGCCTATCGCGCCGCAGGCGGGGTGATGGATCGCGCGCGTGTCCATTGGTGGAGCGTCGCGGGCAGCTTGCGCTGGGGCGTGCATTGCCGCGAGATGCTCGATCGTTTTCATGGCGACGATCCCAGCGTCGAGCGCGGCATGATCGCGCGCCGCCTGTCCGAGAATGAGATCGACCTGCTGACCACGATCGCGGGAGGGCCGAACCATGCATGA
- a CDS encoding enoyl-CoA hydratase-related protein → MKFETIEIEDVGAVRIVRLAVPEALNAMSVQMCEDLIAAIDALGPEVRAMLMIGKGKAFCSGANLGKIDMMAGGEKLDFGQMLEDQVNPLMMRLRDLDIPWISAVRGPAAGAGCALALAADLIVASETAYFMQAFVRIGLVPDAGSTWMLPRAVGRARAMEMMLLGERVSAAQALDWGLINRVVADDALEAAALDIAQRLAAGPRSVAMLRQQVWRALDTSWGEALAAERIAQRDAGFTDDAQEGIAAFLAKRPAVFQGR, encoded by the coding sequence ATGAAATTCGAAACGATCGAGATCGAAGATGTCGGTGCGGTGCGCATCGTCCGGCTCGCCGTGCCCGAGGCGCTCAACGCCATGTCGGTGCAGATGTGCGAGGATCTGATCGCGGCGATCGACGCCTTGGGTCCGGAAGTGCGCGCCATGCTGATGATCGGCAAGGGCAAGGCATTCTGTTCGGGCGCCAATCTCGGCAAGATCGACATGATGGCGGGCGGCGAGAAGCTCGATTTCGGGCAGATGCTCGAAGATCAGGTCAATCCGCTGATGATGCGGCTTCGCGATCTCGACATTCCGTGGATCAGCGCGGTGCGCGGGCCGGCGGCAGGTGCCGGGTGCGCGCTGGCGCTGGCGGCGGACCTGATCGTCGCCAGCGAGACCGCTTATTTCATGCAGGCCTTCGTGCGGATCGGCCTCGTCCCCGATGCGGGATCGACGTGGATGCTGCCCCGCGCCGTGGGCCGGGCGCGGGCGATGGAAATGATGCTGCTGGGCGAGCGCGTTTCGGCGGCACAGGCGCTCGACTGGGGGCTGATCAACCGGGTCGTGGCGGACGACGCGCTGGAGGCCGCCGCGCTCGATATCGCGCAGAGGCTGGCGGCGGGGCCGCGCAGCGTCGCGATGCTGCGGCAGCAGGTGTGGCGCGCGCTCGATACGAGCTGGGGCGAAGCATTGGCGGCTGAGCGGATCGCGCAGCGCGACGCGGGCTTCACCGATGATGCGCAGGAAGGGATCGCGGCCTTCTTGGCCAAGCGACCCGCTGTCTTTCAAGGGCGATAG
- a CDS encoding NAD-dependent succinate-semialdehyde dehydrogenase gives MTEYQARPGLFIAGSWRYGEGRDAEDILDPRTGRGQAAVPHATDADLDEALAAAQRGFDLWRKTAPEQRAAVLQRTAAILRERADPLARLITLEEGKPFTEAKGEIAGGAAILEFHAGEAMRIYGRVLPRPAGRRSMVLHQPVGPVAAFCAWNFPVLNVVRKLSPAIASGCSIIIKPSEEVAGCASEVIRCFEEAGVPGDVVQCVFGVPDAVSRKLLASPVTRKLSFTGSVPVGKHLMKLAADTMMRTTMELGGHGPVLVFDDCDLEKTLDTLVAHKFRNAGQVCVSPTRFHVQRGIYDRFAAGFAERTRHVVVGDGLDPATQMGPLANPRRPGAIEAMVADATRAGARLLAGGGRMEGTGFFFQPTVLADVPLSARVMNEEPFGPLALLTPFDDFDDAVAEANRLPFGLAAYCFTENGRRQNMLADALESGMIAINDVRVSAPDAPFGGVRDSGHGSEDGPEGIAAHMITKAVHIA, from the coding sequence ATGACGGAATATCAGGCGCGACCCGGCCTCTTCATCGCCGGTAGTTGGCGTTATGGCGAGGGGCGCGATGCGGAGGACATCCTCGATCCGCGCACCGGTCGCGGCCAGGCGGCTGTTCCGCACGCGACCGACGCCGATCTGGACGAGGCGCTGGCGGCGGCGCAGCGTGGCTTCGATCTGTGGCGCAAGACCGCGCCCGAACAGCGCGCGGCGGTTCTTCAGCGCACGGCTGCGATCCTGCGCGAGCGCGCCGATCCTCTGGCCCGGCTGATTACGCTTGAGGAGGGGAAGCCTTTCACCGAGGCGAAGGGCGAGATTGCGGGCGGCGCCGCGATCCTCGAATTTCATGCGGGTGAGGCGATGCGCATCTATGGCCGCGTCCTGCCGCGTCCCGCCGGGCGGCGATCGATGGTACTGCACCAGCCGGTCGGTCCCGTCGCGGCCTTCTGCGCCTGGAACTTCCCGGTGCTGAATGTGGTGCGCAAATTGTCCCCGGCGATCGCATCGGGTTGCTCGATCATCATCAAGCCGAGCGAGGAGGTTGCGGGCTGCGCGAGCGAGGTGATCCGCTGCTTTGAGGAGGCGGGCGTGCCCGGCGATGTGGTGCAGTGCGTCTTCGGCGTGCCCGATGCGGTGTCGCGCAAGCTGCTCGCATCGCCGGTCACGCGCAAACTGAGCTTCACCGGATCGGTGCCGGTCGGCAAGCATTTGATGAAGCTGGCCGCCGACACGATGATGCGCACGACGATGGAGCTGGGCGGGCACGGCCCCGTGCTGGTGTTCGACGATTGCGATCTGGAAAAGACGCTCGACACACTCGTCGCGCACAAATTTCGCAACGCAGGGCAGGTCTGCGTTTCGCCGACGCGCTTTCACGTTCAGCGCGGAATCTACGATCGTTTCGCGGCGGGCTTTGCCGAACGGACCCGGCACGTCGTGGTGGGTGACGGCCTCGACCCGGCGACACAGATGGGGCCGCTCGCCAATCCGCGTCGGCCCGGCGCGATCGAGGCGATGGTCGCCGATGCGACGCGAGCGGGCGCGCGGCTGCTCGCTGGCGGCGGGCGAATGGAAGGAACGGGCTTCTTCTTCCAGCCGACGGTTCTTGCGGACGTGCCGCTGTCCGCGCGCGTGATGAACGAGGAACCGTTCGGCCCGCTCGCGCTACTGACGCCGTTCGACGATTTCGACGACGCGGTGGCGGAGGCGAACCGGCTGCCCTTCGGCCTTGCCGCTTATTGCTTCACCGAAAACGGGCGGCGGCAGAATATGCTCGCCGACGCGCTGGAATCGGGGATGATCGCGATCAACGACGTTCGCGTCAGCGCGCCCGACGCCCCGTTCGGTGGGGTTCGCGATAGCGGTCATGGTTCCGAAGACGGGCCGGAAGGGATCGCCGCGCACATGATCACCAAGGCGGTGCACATCGCGTGA
- a CDS encoding acyl-CoA dehydrogenase family protein: protein MDFALPPELVAYLAELDRFIEAEIKPLQDADDNIRFFDHRREHSRTDWDNDGLPRPEWEALLHEAQRRADRAGHFRFANPVEFGGKGGSNLWMAVIREHLAAKGLGLHNDLQNEHSIVGNQPLVVLFRDFGTPEQKDAFIPGLLKDELFVCFGLTEPDHGSDATFMETRAVRETRDGVAGWRIDGPKMWITGMHKASHCAIFARSGGADGDADGISCFLVPVPSEGLVVEEWLWTFNMPTDHPRLSLTNVWVPEGALLGPEGKGLSVAQAFVHENRIRQAASSLGAATYCIRESVDYAVKRRPFGKPLAANQGIQFPLVELATQAEMLRQLIYKTAWEMDQMPHPEVAQKLSDKVSMCNYYANRLCCEAADRAMQVHGGIGYSRHKPFEHIYRHHRRYRITEGAEEIQMRKVAAFLFGFAGPNKRRD from the coding sequence ATGGATTTCGCCCTGCCGCCCGAACTGGTCGCCTATCTCGCCGAACTCGATCGATTCATCGAGGCGGAGATCAAGCCGCTTCAGGACGCCGACGACAATATCCGCTTCTTCGATCACCGGCGCGAACATAGCCGCACCGATTGGGACAATGACGGCCTGCCGCGTCCCGAATGGGAGGCGCTGCTGCACGAGGCGCAGCGCCGCGCTGATCGCGCGGGCCATTTCCGCTTCGCCAATCCGGTCGAGTTCGGCGGGAAGGGCGGATCGAACCTGTGGATGGCGGTGATCCGCGAGCATCTGGCGGCCAAGGGGCTTGGCCTGCACAACGATCTGCAGAACGAACATTCGATCGTCGGCAATCAGCCGCTGGTCGTCCTGTTTCGCGATTTCGGTACGCCCGAGCAGAAGGATGCCTTCATCCCCGGCCTGCTGAAGGACGAACTGTTCGTCTGCTTCGGCCTGACCGAGCCGGATCACGGATCAGACGCCACCTTCATGGAAACGCGGGCCGTGCGCGAGACGCGCGACGGCGTTGCCGGTTGGCGGATCGACGGGCCGAAGATGTGGATCACCGGCATGCACAAGGCCAGCCATTGCGCGATCTTCGCGCGGAGCGGCGGTGCAGATGGCGATGCCGATGGGATCAGTTGCTTCCTCGTGCCGGTGCCGAGCGAGGGGCTGGTGGTCGAGGAATGGCTGTGGACCTTCAACATGCCGACCGATCATCCGCGCCTGTCGCTGACCAACGTCTGGGTGCCCGAAGGCGCACTGCTGGGGCCGGAGGGCAAGGGGCTGTCGGTCGCGCAGGCCTTCGTCCATGAAAACCGGATACGGCAGGCGGCCAGCTCATTGGGGGCGGCGACCTACTGCATTCGCGAGAGCGTTGACTATGCCGTGAAGCGTCGGCCGTTCGGCAAGCCGCTGGCGGCCAATCAGGGGATCCAGTTCCCGCTGGTCGAACTTGCGACCCAGGCCGAAATGCTGCGCCAGCTGATCTACAAGACCGCCTGGGAAATGGACCAGATGCCCCATCCGGAGGTGGCGCAGAAGCTGTCCGACAAGGTGTCGATGTGCAATTATTACGCGAACCGGCTGTGTTGTGAGGCGGCCGATCGCGCAATGCAGGTGCATGGTGGCATCGGCTATTCGCGGCACAAGCCGTTCGAACACATCTATCGCCACCACCGCCGCTATCGGATCACCGAGGGCGCGGAGGAGATTCAGATGCGCAAGGTCGCGGCTTTCCTGTTCGGCTTTGCGGGGCCGAACAAGCGGCGCGACTGA
- a CDS encoding acetyl-CoA C-acetyltransferase, which translates to MSKEAYIVATGRTAGGRRNGKLKDWHPADLGGAVLDALVDRSGIDPKVIEDVIMGCISQAGEQSMQVGRSAVMASVLPDSVPAVTIDRQCGSSQQAVQFAAQAIMSGTQDIVIAAGVESMTRVPMGVATWLPAKEGIGEGPWSQKIKDRYGVEEFSQFTGAQMMATKYGFSREDLDAFALESHRRAAAATQSGAFDAEVVPLTLADGTRHIHDEGIRYDASMESLGGVKLLQEGGVITAASASQICDGASGVMIASARAVKDHGLTPLARIHSFSVTAGDPVIMLEEPIPATAHALKRAGMAIGDIDLFEVNEAFAPVPLAWLQVTGADPAKLNVNGGAIALGHPLGASGTKLMTTLVHALRARGKRYGLQTMCEGGGIANVTIVEAL; encoded by the coding sequence ATGAGCAAGGAAGCCTATATCGTCGCCACCGGTCGCACCGCGGGCGGGCGCAGGAATGGCAAGCTGAAGGACTGGCATCCGGCCGATCTGGGCGGCGCGGTGCTCGATGCGCTGGTCGATCGATCGGGGATCGATCCTAAGGTGATCGAGGACGTGATCATGGGCTGCATCAGCCAGGCCGGCGAGCAGAGCATGCAGGTGGGCCGCAGCGCGGTGATGGCATCGGTGCTGCCGGACAGCGTGCCTGCGGTAACGATCGACCGGCAGTGCGGTTCGTCGCAGCAGGCGGTCCAGTTCGCGGCGCAGGCGATCATGTCGGGCACGCAAGACATCGTGATCGCGGCGGGCGTCGAAAGCATGACGCGGGTGCCGATGGGTGTCGCCACCTGGCTGCCGGCGAAGGAAGGGATTGGCGAAGGCCCCTGGTCGCAGAAGATCAAGGATCGCTATGGCGTCGAGGAGTTCAGCCAGTTCACCGGCGCGCAAATGATGGCGACCAAATATGGCTTCAGCCGGGAAGATCTCGATGCCTTTGCGCTCGAAAGTCACCGGCGCGCGGCGGCCGCGACTCAGTCGGGCGCGTTCGATGCCGAAGTCGTGCCGCTGACCCTGGCCGATGGGACGCGCCACATCCACGATGAGGGCATTCGTTATGATGCTTCGATGGAATCGCTGGGCGGTGTGAAACTGCTGCAAGAGGGTGGGGTCATTACCGCCGCCAGCGCCAGTCAGATTTGCGACGGCGCTTCGGGCGTGATGATCGCCAGCGCGCGAGCCGTGAAAGATCATGGGCTTACCCCGCTCGCCCGCATCCATAGCTTTTCGGTGACGGCGGGCGATCCGGTAATCATGCTGGAGGAACCGATCCCCGCGACCGCGCACGCGCTGAAGCGCGCGGGGATGGCGATCGGCGATATCGACCTGTTCGAGGTGAACGAAGCCTTCGCGCCGGTGCCGCTTGCGTGGTTGCAGGTGACGGGGGCGGACCCGGCGAAACTCAACGTCAATGGCGGGGCGATCGCGCTCGGCCATCCGTTGGGGGCGAGCGGGACGAAGTTGATGACCACGCTCGTTCACGCATTGCGTGCGCGCGGCAAGCGTTATGGCCTACAGACGATGTGTGAAGGCGGTGGCATCGCCAATGTGACCATCGTCGAAGCGCTTTAA